Sequence from the Blastocatellia bacterium genome:
ATCTCGTCTCCGGAGATTTCGTCCGCCCGGAGCATATCGTCGAGCGGGTTATTGATCCGACGACGGGACGACGCGCCACCGATCACTGTCCCGAAACAAAGATTGAGCTGTTCATCGAAGGAAGAGAGGTCACCGAGGTCTGTCCGGATCATCCGGGAAAAGTGATCGAGGAGGTACCTCCCACCACGCCTCCCCTGCCGGCGCTGCCCGAGACCCCTCCGACTCTTTCCCCCGCTGCCCCGTCGCCGACCGAGCCGCCAGTTCAACGCACCCGCCCTCGCTTCGTAGAACCGGTTCGGCGACCCCTCGCACAGCGAGCGAATGCGCCTCCGTCCGGGCGCTCAGTTCACAACGAGATCCTCGGTCAGGCGGAGACGAAATCGCGTTCCCGGACGAAGAGAAATGTCTTCGCCTTCCAGGAAGATTTCCGTTTCTCCCGTCTCGGCCTGTGAAATCTTCATCAGCTCGACGCTTTCCCGACGCCGGCCAATCTTGGACGGCTTGCCCGGCGTCGAGGTGTCGGGAATGCGACGAATGCTGATGCCGCCGCTGACCTCGATGCGAGGACGCCGCAACTCGCCCGGACGGCGATCAGATTCCCCCGGCAGGGGTGGGCCCGATGGAGATGTCCCCCCTTCGGGAGGAGGCAACGGAGGCTCCAGCGCCTTGACCGCGAAGGACACCGGCAGCGAACGAGCCCCCAGGGCGAGACGACCGAAGCTGAGGACGAGCGTCGAGTAGTTCCCTTCTTCGTCCTGCCGGGCGGTCGCCTGACCGATCACACGGGTTCCCCGGGGGATGATCTCCCGACCTCCCACGAAAATCGCCTGAGTGAGTCGCAGCGTGAATTCCTCGCCCTCGGAGATCAAGCGCGTATCAAGATCATCGGTCAGTTCAGCCATAATTTCGATGCCCGCCGGGATGACGATCTTTCCCGCCCGGCCGGCCGCAGGGGAGGATGTCGCTCCCGGAGGCTGTTGATGGTTGACGACGAAGCAATGCCGGGAGCTAATGGGCACACCGACAGCCGATGTGCGTCCGGGATGGCTCGAGGGGAAGGCGCCAAACGCGACCGTTCCGACGACAAGCCAGAGAAGTCTTCGATGGGCATCGCATCTCATGTCACTTTTTCTCCCTGCCGGTCTATCTCAATCCGTAGATTTTCAAGCGAAACTCGTCGTTGACGAGCCGGATCTCCGGCTTGATGCCGGAGAAGGCCTGGGCGGTGCGAAGCATCATGGGAACGCCTCCGGTCACGGTCATGAGTCCATAGTAGGCGCTCTTGAAGATCGCTTTCAATCGGGGATGGGGGGCGCTCACGACGCCGCAGCAGATTGGTTCGAGGGCCACACCGGCTACTCTCATGGGATTGATCACTTCGAGCCGGTCATCGAAGATGAGGATGCGCGTCACCTGATCCTGGAGGCTGTAGTCGCGGTGAATGAGGGCATTGGTGAGCGCTTCGACGATGGCCGCACGAGCATAGCTGGCGCGGGGCTCCACGGGGCCGTCCCGGCTCAGTCGCTGACGCGGGGGTCTCTCCTCCAGCAGATCGGCATAACGGCGAACGAACGCCAGAGCCCCCTCAAATTGGGTGGCGAGGTTTCCGGTGATCTCCGTCTGCTCGACGATGGGATCAGTGATCTCGACTCCGGCCAGTCGCGTGGCCACGATCCCGCTCCGGGGAAGGTGATGCGCCACACGATCGTTCTTGCCAAACAGCAGCAGACCGGCCAGCGTGGGAGCGCTCTCGTGATCGAACTCGACGGCAAGCTGAAGATAATGAATCATGACCTCATCAATGGGATAGCCGTGCTCCTCGAATTCGCCGAGATCGCCGCCGCGCAGCTCGCGCACATAGCTCCAGAAGATCGCCTCATCAATATCGTCGAGCGTGGAGCTGGTGATCGGCATTAACTCGAACCCATAGGATCGGTGCGGATCATACATCTCGGCGATCTCTTCGGCGGTAGCCTCGCGCTTCATGGAGCCCACGCGGACGTAACAGCGATGATCGGCCGTGCGATAGGGCGGATGCGGCCCCTCGACTTCCAAAGCAACGACCCGCTTGCCATTGTCAAAAGCGATCTTGTTGATGCGCGGGCGAATCGGCGGCAGAACCAGACGATGACAGATGTGGATCAGTTGCTGTTCGACCCATTCCGGATCATCCACCCCTTCGATCCGACGGTTATCGTTGACGCCGATGACGATGAATCCTCCGCCGGAGTTGGCCAGAGCGACGACCTCAGCGGCCAGCTTCTCGGGATTGTTCAGTCGCACCTTGAACTCGATGTAGCTGTCTTCTCCTCCGTGAATCAGGTGGAGAAGCTCATGCCGATCAATGAGAGCATGGGCATCAAAATAGTGGTGGGCGAAGAAAGACCGGGTGGAATCAACAGTGTGGCGAGTGCGGAATTTTTTCCTCCCCATCGCGCAACCTCACGGTCGGAGTCTTTTGCCGTTCCCGAAAGACTATACCTGATTCGAGGGATTCAAGCAAAGGGGTGACTCGCCCCGAACGGTCTTCACCTCGGCCACAGCACCGGTGCGCTTCCCGATCCCCCGCGATCCCGGCCGATCGAAGGTGGAGCCGACCACCGCCGTCACCCGGGGCGTTTGTATGGTGTGCGCAGGTACCGACGAGCCTGCTCGTGGGAATCAAAGACGTTCTCCCGCCCAACAACAGTGGTGTAAGCCGCCAGAGCCGCCGAGCGGTTTCCGCTCAGGTCGAGGATCTGCCCGATGCGGAGATAACCGAGCGTCACCAGATCGGGATACGCCTGAGGGGAAGCAACGAGCTGGCGAAAATGATGGAGCGCCGCCTGCGTGTATCCGGTCTGGAAGAGCGCTTCGGCATACTGGAAGCGAATGACATCGTGAGCCGTTGAAAATGACGGGTGACGGAGCAACTGTTCGAAGGCATCAATGGCTTCGGCCCTCCGCCCCAGCCGCAACAGGAGCGTGGCGCGTTCGCTGCGGAGGAGATAATTTCGGGGATAGCGTGAGGCGAGCGTCTCCAGCACGGCCAGCGCATCTGAATAGCGGCGCTCGCGGTAGTAGAGCGCGACGAGCAGCACGCGAGCATCATCGGCGACATACCTGCCGGAGGCCGCCGCGCGTTCCAGTTCAGCCAGACCCCGCTGCCGGTCCCCGCGAATGCCTCCGAGCGCCGCCAGAATGCGAACCGCCAGCGGCAAACTTCCGACGATATAATCGTAGATGCCCACCGTCAGATAGGCGTCGGCGAAGCCGGGATCGCGTGCGAGGATTTCCCGATGGTCCTTCACCGCGCGGGATCCCGCCCGGAGAGCGGCGAAAAACCGGCGGGCGACGCTGGCCTCATAAGCGCCCAGCACAGCATAGGCGGCACCGCGAAAATATTTCGCCTCCACATCCTCAGGGCGTTTGACGAGCAGTGCATCGGCCCGAGCAATCGCCTGCTCGATGTAATGACGGAATCGCCGATCTCGCTCCGGATCAATGCGCTCTTCCGTTGCCGCGTAAAACGAGGGATTGAGATAAAACCCTGTCTGAAGGCGGCGGCTCTGATTGAGTTTCTCCACCCAGAGCGTGGTCGCCAGATAGAGATAGCCCATCGGGTGATCGGGCCGCGCCTCGACGATTCGCTGAAACTGCGCCCGCGCCCCCTCATAGTCGAGACTATACAGGGCCTCAAATCCGACCCGCCGGAGCGCTTCAAGATCCGGTATCGGGCGGTCTCCGAGAGGTCCGCCCGCCACTCCTGCGCCGCTCGCACACCCGAGAGTCACGCCGAGGGCGAGCACGATCTTCCATCTGTGCTTTCCTCTGCCGGTCATCACCGACTTCTCCCGCAGCGGTCGTTTCGTTCTCGGTGCCGCCGGGATGGTAACTGTGGTGATGCGCCCTCATTCCGGGACGACGACGCGCACCGCCGAAGGAATAAGCTCAAAGCTCATGGGCAGACATCCCGCGAGTTCTCCATCCACCTGAACGGCGATGGGGCTGGACGCGACGGCGCGAACGCGGCGACTCTTGCGATAAACGACACCACGACAGGTGACGTGCCGCCCCCAAAAAGCCAGTGGGAGATAGGTGAGATACCGCCACTTGCTTCGGGTGGTCACGCAACAAACACGAAACCACTCGTCATCGAGTCGGGCATCGGGAGCGATCAGAAGCCCGCCTCCATAGGAGGGCGATAACGCGACGGCGGCAAACGTCGCGGAGATCACGTCGTCATCCAGTTCGACCGTAAAAACCGGAGCGCGCCACGTCAGC
This genomic interval carries:
- a CDS encoding RNA-binding domain-containing protein; the encoded protein is MGRKKFRTRHTVDSTRSFFAHHYFDAHALIDRHELLHLIHGGEDSYIEFKVRLNNPEKLAAEVVALANSGGGFIVIGVNDNRRIEGVDDPEWVEQQLIHICHRLVLPPIRPRINKIAFDNGKRVVALEVEGPHPPYRTADHRCYVRVGSMKREATAEEIAEMYDPHRSYGFELMPITSSTLDDIDEAIFWSYVRELRGGDLGEFEEHGYPIDEVMIHYLQLAVEFDHESAPTLAGLLLFGKNDRVAHHLPRSGIVATRLAGVEITDPIVEQTEITGNLATQFEGALAFVRRYADLLEERPPRQRLSRDGPVEPRASYARAAIVEALTNALIHRDYSLQDQVTRILIFDDRLEVINPMRVAGVALEPICCGVVSAPHPRLKAIFKSAYYGLMTVTGGVPMMLRTAQAFSGIKPEIRLVNDEFRLKIYGLR
- a CDS encoding tetratricopeptide repeat protein, with protein sequence MTGRGKHRWKIVLALGVTLGCASGAGVAGGPLGDRPIPDLEALRRVGFEALYSLDYEGARAQFQRIVEARPDHPMGYLYLATTLWVEKLNQSRRLQTGFYLNPSFYAATEERIDPERDRRFRHYIEQAIARADALLVKRPEDVEAKYFRGAAYAVLGAYEASVARRFFAALRAGSRAVKDHREILARDPGFADAYLTVGIYDYIVGSLPLAVRILAALGGIRGDRQRGLAELERAAASGRYVADDARVLLVALYYRERRYSDALAVLETLASRYPRNYLLRSERATLLLRLGRRAEAIDAFEQLLRHPSFSTAHDVIRFQYAEALFQTGYTQAALHHFRQLVASPQAYPDLVTLGYLRIGQILDLSGNRSAALAAYTTVVGRENVFDSHEQARRYLRTPYKRPG